The following coding sequences lie in one Arachis hypogaea cultivar Tifrunner chromosome 4, arahy.Tifrunner.gnm2.J5K5, whole genome shotgun sequence genomic window:
- the LOC112796723 gene encoding nudix hydrolase 25 isoform X1: protein MEDLPQGYRPNVGVCLINSHNQIFVASRLNVPGAWQMPQGGIEDGEEPKLAAIRELREETGIASAEIIAEVPKWLTYDFPPPVKTKVNRLWGGEWHGQAQKWCVLVCWFLMQLRDDEIEVNLATGEADPEFAEWKWASPEEVVEEAVDYKRPTYEEVMRTFKPYFQGSAISAKCKSAKW from the exons ATGGAGGATCTTCCCCAAGGTTATCGTCCCAACGTTGGAGTCTGTCTCATCAACTCCCATAATCAG ATATTCGTAGCTTCAAGATTGAATGTTCCAGGAGCATGGCAAATGCCTCAG GGGGGAATTGAAGACGGTGAAGAGCCCAAATTGGCTGCCATTAGGGAGCTTCGAGAAGAAACTGGAATAGCTTCTGCTGAGATAATTGCTGAG GTTCCGAAATGGTTGACTTATGATTTCCCTCCTCCTGTGAAGACTAAAGTCAACCGTCTCTGGGGTGGTGAATGGCATGGACAGGCACAAAAATGGTGCGTACTTGTGTGTTG GTTTCTCATGCAACTAAGAGATGATGAAATTGAAGTCAACTTAGCTACCGGGGAAGCAGACCCGGAATTTGCAGAGTGGAAATGGGCAAGCCCTGAAGAAGTGGTCGAGGAG GCAGTAGACTACAAGAGACCAACCTATGAAGAAGTTATGAGAACCTTCAAGCCTTACTTCCAAGGGAGTGCAATATCTGCCAAGTGCAAATCGGCAAAATGGTGA
- the LOC112796723 gene encoding nudix hydrolase 25 isoform X2, translating into MEDLPQGYRPNVGVCLINSHNQIFVASRLNVPGAWQMPQGGIEDGEEPKLAAIRELREETGIASAEIIAEVPKWLTYDFPPPVKTKVNRLWGGEWHGQAQKWFLMQLRDDEIEVNLATGEADPEFAEWKWASPEEVVEEAVDYKRPTYEEVMRTFKPYFQGSAISAKCKSAKW; encoded by the exons ATGGAGGATCTTCCCCAAGGTTATCGTCCCAACGTTGGAGTCTGTCTCATCAACTCCCATAATCAG ATATTCGTAGCTTCAAGATTGAATGTTCCAGGAGCATGGCAAATGCCTCAG GGGGGAATTGAAGACGGTGAAGAGCCCAAATTGGCTGCCATTAGGGAGCTTCGAGAAGAAACTGGAATAGCTTCTGCTGAGATAATTGCTGAG GTTCCGAAATGGTTGACTTATGATTTCCCTCCTCCTGTGAAGACTAAAGTCAACCGTCTCTGGGGTGGTGAATGGCATGGACAGGCACAAAAATG GTTTCTCATGCAACTAAGAGATGATGAAATTGAAGTCAACTTAGCTACCGGGGAAGCAGACCCGGAATTTGCAGAGTGGAAATGGGCAAGCCCTGAAGAAGTGGTCGAGGAG GCAGTAGACTACAAGAGACCAACCTATGAAGAAGTTATGAGAACCTTCAAGCCTTACTTCCAAGGGAGTGCAATATCTGCCAAGTGCAAATCGGCAAAATGGTGA
- the LOC112794843 gene encoding uncharacterized protein: MAPYEAMYGRKCQSQLCWYESGEASVLGPDVVAETTEKIKKIRESILTGQSRQKSYADQRRKPLEFEVGEHVFLRVTPTTGIGRAIKTKKLNPRYIGPFEILRRFGPVTYQVALPPHLSNMHDVFHVSQLRKYTSDAALVLEAELVELRENLTFQVIPVRIDYASVKKRRGKEVQLVKIAWKQAGVEEHTWELESEMRKDYPELFSVGNC; encoded by the exons atggctccgtatgaggccatGTATGGACGAAAGTGCCAGTCTCAactttgttggtatgaatctggtgaagcaagtgtattgggtccagATGTGGTAGCAGAGACTACggagaagattaagaaaataCGAGAAAGTATTTTGACTGGTCAGAGTCGACAAAAGAGTTATGCAGACCAAAGAAGGAAACCGTTAGAGTTTGAAGTGGGAGAACATGTATTTCTGAGAGTTACACCAACAACTGGGATTGGAAGAGCAATCAAGACCAAAAAGTTGAATCCGAGGTATATAGGACCGTTTGAGATCCTAAGGCGATTCGGGCCAGTGACTTATCAAGTTGCTTTACCACCTCATCTGTCTAACAtgcatgacgtattccacgtgtcacaactTCGAAAGTACACGTCGGATGCGGCTCTTGTGTTAGAGGCTGAATTGGTCGAGTTGAGAGAGAACTTGACTTTCCAAGTAATACCGGTGAGGATTGACTATGCTAGTGTGAAAAAGCGACGAGGAAAAGAAGTTCAGTTGGTTAAAATTGCTTGGAAGCAAGCAGGAGTTGAAGAGCATACCTGGGAGTTGGAGTCCGAGATGCGAAAGGATTATCCCGAGCTATTCTCAG TTGGAAATTGTTAA